From one Gracilimonas sp. genomic stretch:
- a CDS encoding DinB family protein, translated as MNMFKNPRTKYINSLVLIVPMLIYYSAGLYHQDLNFDVIQENFKKSKSNTLSILEAMPEDKYAYAPVDSVRSFSAQAYHIAYTLEFMRNQFSGKDNKWNPGDENSMSKAELIEWTKNGFDEMENFLNETKYNDRLLTNLISVLDHNAHHKGQMIIYLRLNNIAPPEYQF; from the coding sequence ATGAATATGTTTAAAAATCCTAGAACCAAGTATATAAACTCATTGGTTTTGATAGTACCGATGCTGATTTATTATTCCGCAGGTTTATATCACCAAGATTTAAATTTTGATGTAATACAGGAAAACTTCAAAAAATCGAAATCAAATACTCTAAGCATATTAGAGGCAATGCCCGAAGATAAATATGCATATGCACCAGTTGATAGTGTTAGGTCATTTTCTGCTCAAGCTTATCACATTGCTTATACATTGGAATTTATGCGAAATCAGTTTTCCGGAAAAGATAATAAATGGAATCCAGGCGATGAGAATTCGATGTCAAAAGCTGAATTGATTGAATGGACAAAAAATGGTTTCGATGAAATGGAAAATTTTCTGAATGAAACTAAATACAACGATAGACTACTAACAAACTTGATTTCTGTCTTGGATCATAACGCCCATCACAAGGGACAGATGATAATTTATTTACGCTTGAATAATATAGCGCCTCCTGAGTATCAATTTTAA